Proteins encoded together in one Phaeodactylum tricornutum CCAP 1055/1 chromosome 25, whole genome shotgun sequence window:
- a CDS encoding predicted protein, which yields MGIAEDVKEKILISLPGTTEVHVHDFSDDVCNGAKLKLIVVSDSFRGKPPLQRHRLVNDCVAVHMPQIHALTIKTWTPAQYESKKSVQES from the exons ATGGGTATAGCCGAGGACGTCAAGGAGAAG ATTTTGATAAGTCTTCCTGGAACGACCGAAGTGCATGTGCACGATTTTTCGGATGATGTTTGCAATGGAGCTAAGCTCAAGCTCATCGTTGTAAGCGATTCGTTTCGGGGGAAACCACCCCTGCAACGGCATCGTCTGGTAAATGATTGTGTGGCGGTACACATGCCACAGATCCATGCCCTAACCATCAAAACATGGACACCGGCACAatacgaaagcaaaaaatcAGTCCAAGAATCATGA